A stretch of the Psychroserpens sp. Hel_I_66 genome encodes the following:
- a CDS encoding DUF5686 and carboxypeptidase-like regulatory domain-containing protein — MKKKLLIVLFFFGIFSAYAQTKVSGYVFDEFNEPVAFANILFKGSTEGTISNEDGRFYLESDNTWETLVVSFLGYELQEVKLANKVNYDLKFILKEEAGALSEVLIVTGKQSKKASENPAIRILQKIWERKRQNGLRQFDQYQYDKYEKVEFDLNTIDSALIKSKLFKGMEFVFEEVDTSNITGKTYLPIFINEAVSKVYGDNVINKEKEDLKGNKNSGFSNNQVIIDFVDDLYADFNIYDNYLKFFDKSFVSPLSRTGIQTYNYVLSDSAFIDNKWCYNIIYYPRRKNELTFKGDFWVNDSTYAIKDINLQASKSANINWVKEIYIEQEFDVINDSVFLIKRDYMLSDFALNKKEKSRGVYGKRTTLYDNYVFNEPKADDFYDVEVYNYNQDIYNRDDDFWETNRMESLNKDEKGVYKMLDTLKTVKKFQRLYNIGSILASGYVEVPSANLDIGPVFSVFGYNEVEGVRIRGGGRTYFGPNDLWRLEGFLAYGFRDDKFKYGISGKWLLDKKNRFIISAGNRRDVEQIGANLTASTDVLGRSLASSAVVGTSANDKLTNVNLTTLALEMEPSKNFVIRTSGTYRTLESASPTFSLDYNDPDSPTGISSEITQYETALSLSYFPKRKMTGFGVERRVANDGFASLFAQVTRGDKAYFNSDFDYTKVQLSYIQPWQVGGFGRLTTTVEAGKTFGAVPLGLLSVVPGNQSYFSIYNTFPQLDFYEFVTDTYTSMHMEHNFNGRIFSRIPFLKKYNLRAIVGVRGVWGDISAENVALNTTGNPVETPLVAPNDEIYYEYSFGVGNIFKILRIDFNFRGNYLDTPEARPFGVTGSFGFSF, encoded by the coding sequence ATGAAAAAAAAGCTCCTCATTGTATTGTTTTTCTTCGGAATATTTTCCGCATACGCACAAACCAAAGTCAGTGGTTACGTGTTTGATGAATTCAATGAACCTGTGGCATTTGCCAATATCTTGTTTAAAGGTTCTACAGAAGGAACGATTTCTAATGAAGATGGTCGTTTCTATTTAGAATCTGATAATACATGGGAAACTCTTGTGGTATCCTTTTTAGGTTATGAACTTCAAGAAGTCAAACTCGCAAATAAAGTAAACTACGATTTAAAATTCATTTTAAAGGAAGAAGCAGGCGCACTTAGCGAAGTTTTAATAGTCACAGGAAAGCAATCCAAAAAAGCATCAGAAAACCCTGCCATTAGAATTCTGCAAAAAATATGGGAGCGTAAACGACAAAACGGTCTGCGACAATTTGATCAATACCAATACGATAAATACGAGAAAGTTGAGTTTGACCTCAATACCATAGATAGTGCGCTTATAAAAAGTAAACTGTTTAAAGGGATGGAGTTTGTGTTTGAAGAAGTAGATACCTCAAATATTACAGGTAAAACCTATTTGCCAATCTTTATTAACGAAGCAGTAAGCAAAGTGTATGGAGATAATGTAATCAATAAGGAAAAGGAAGACTTAAAAGGTAATAAAAATTCAGGTTTTAGTAATAACCAAGTCATTATTGACTTTGTGGATGATCTCTATGCAGATTTTAATATCTATGATAATTACCTCAAGTTTTTTGATAAGAGTTTTGTAAGCCCGCTGTCTCGAACAGGCATACAGACATATAATTATGTATTGTCAGACAGTGCATTTATAGATAACAAATGGTGTTACAACATCATTTACTACCCAAGGCGAAAAAATGAATTGACCTTTAAAGGTGATTTCTGGGTCAATGACTCAACGTATGCCATCAAGGATATAAATCTTCAAGCTTCAAAAAGCGCGAATATTAACTGGGTAAAAGAAATTTATATTGAACAGGAATTTGATGTAATAAATGACTCGGTATTTTTGATCAAGCGTGATTATATGTTGTCTGATTTTGCCTTAAATAAAAAGGAAAAGTCCCGTGGTGTCTACGGAAAAAGAACAACGCTTTACGATAATTACGTTTTTAACGAGCCCAAAGCCGATGATTTCTACGATGTAGAAGTTTATAATTACAATCAGGACATCTATAACCGTGATGACGATTTCTGGGAAACAAACCGAATGGAATCCCTTAATAAAGATGAAAAAGGGGTCTACAAAATGCTGGATACTTTAAAGACTGTAAAAAAATTCCAGCGACTTTATAATATTGGAAGTATTCTAGCTTCCGGTTACGTAGAAGTCCCAAGTGCCAATTTAGACATTGGTCCCGTATTTTCCGTTTTTGGTTACAATGAAGTTGAAGGTGTGCGAATTAGAGGAGGAGGACGAACCTATTTTGGACCTAATGATCTTTGGAGGTTAGAAGGTTTTCTGGCTTACGGTTTTAGAGACGATAAGTTCAAATATGGAATCTCAGGAAAGTGGTTACTTGATAAAAAGAATCGATTTATAATTTCCGCTGGTAATAGACGAGATGTAGAACAGATAGGCGCAAATTTAACAGCCTCAACAGATGTTTTAGGTCGTAGTTTGGCATCCTCTGCAGTAGTTGGTACTAGTGCCAACGACAAATTGACCAATGTAAATCTTACAACACTTGCTCTAGAAATGGAGCCAAGTAAGAACTTTGTGATTAGAACGAGCGGAACTTACAGAACATTAGAATCTGCATCGCCAACCTTTAGTCTGGATTATAACGATCCCGATTCTCCAACTGGTATTTCTTCGGAAATTACGCAGTACGAAACCGCGTTGTCATTATCCTACTTTCCGAAGAGAAAAATGACAGGATTTGGGGTAGAACGTCGCGTTGCCAATGATGGATTTGCAAGTTTATTTGCCCAGGTCACTCGTGGAGATAAAGCTTATTTTAACAGTGATTTTGATTATACAAAAGTACAATTATCATACATACAGCCTTGGCAAGTGGGTGGTTTTGGCAGATTGACCACAACTGTAGAAGCTGGTAAAACCTTTGGTGCAGTGCCTTTGGGGTTATTGAGTGTTGTGCCAGGAAACCAATCGTATTTCTCTATTTACAACACCTTTCCACAACTTGATTTCTATGAGTTCGTGACAGATACATACACGTCAATGCACATGGAGCATAATTTTAATGGTCGCATATTTTCTAGAATTCCATTTCTTAAAAAGTACAACTTAAGAGCCATTGTTGGTGTAAGAGGTGTTTGGGGAGATATTTCTGCGGAAAATGTAGCGCTAAACACGACAGGAAATCCTGTTGAAACACCATTAGTGGCTCCAAACGATGAAATTTATTATGAGTACAGTTTTGGTGTGGGCAATATCTTTAAAATACTACGTATAGATTTTAACTTTAGAGGAAACTATCTAGATACTCCAGAGGCACGACCTTTTGGTGTGACTGGAAGTTTTGGATTTAGTTTTTAA
- a CDS encoding pyruvate dehydrogenase complex E1 component subunit beta, translating to MKTIQFREAICEAMSEEMRRDESIFLMGEEVAEYNGAYKASKGMLDEFGAKRVIDTPIAELGFAGIAIGSTMTGNRPIVEYMTFNFSLVGIDQIINNAAKIRQMSGGQFNCPIVFRGPTASAGQLGATHSQAFENWFANTPGLKVVVPSTPYDAKGLLKSAIRDNDPVIFMESEQMYGDKGEIPEGEYTIPLGVAEIRREGTDVTIVSFGKIIKEAYKAADELEKEGISCEIIDLRTVRPMDRDAILKSVKKTNRLVILEEAWPFGNVATDISHMVQSEAFDYLDAPIIKINTADTPAPYSPVLLEEWLPNKDEVIKAVKKVMYK from the coding sequence ATGAAGACAATTCAATTTAGAGAAGCGATTTGCGAGGCCATGAGCGAAGAGATGCGCAGAGATGAAAGCATTTTTTTAATGGGTGAGGAAGTTGCAGAATATAATGGAGCTTACAAAGCTTCAAAAGGAATGTTAGACGAATTTGGAGCAAAACGTGTGATTGATACACCTATTGCAGAGCTAGGTTTTGCTGGGATTGCCATTGGTTCTACAATGACCGGTAATCGCCCAATTGTTGAGTACATGACCTTTAACTTCTCATTAGTTGGTATTGATCAAATTATAAATAATGCTGCGAAAATTAGACAAATGTCTGGTGGTCAATTTAATTGTCCTATCGTTTTTCGTGGACCTACAGCCTCTGCAGGACAGTTGGGAGCAACCCACTCTCAGGCCTTTGAGAACTGGTTTGCAAACACACCTGGTCTAAAAGTGGTTGTGCCATCTACACCTTATGATGCTAAGGGTTTATTAAAATCTGCAATTCGCGATAACGATCCAGTTATTTTCATGGAGAGTGAGCAAATGTATGGTGATAAAGGTGAGATTCCAGAAGGAGAATATACGATCCCATTAGGAGTTGCCGAAATTAGAAGAGAAGGAACTGATGTGACTATCGTTTCCTTCGGAAAAATTATAAAAGAAGCCTACAAGGCTGCAGATGAATTGGAAAAAGAAGGAATCTCTTGTGAGATTATCGATTTGAGAACCGTTCGCCCAATGGATCGTGATGCCATTTTAAAGTCGGTTAAAAAAACCAACCGATTGGTGATCCTTGAAGAAGCATGGCCTTTTGGAAATGTTGCGACAGATATTTCCCATATGGTACAATCTGAAGCATTTGATTACCTCGATGCACCAATCATAAAAATTAATACAGCAGATACACCTGCACCTTATTCTCCAGTTTTATTGGAAGAATGGTTGCCTAATAAAGATGAGGTCATCAAGGCAGTTAAAAAAGTGATGTACAAATAA
- a CDS encoding electron transfer flavoprotein subunit beta/FixA family protein, which yields MNILVCISHVPDTTSKINFTDDNTKFDTNGVQFVINPNDEFGLTRAMWFKEKQGANVTVVNVGGPETEPTLRKALAIGADEAIRVNTEAKDGYQVAKELANVVKDGGYDLVIAGRESIDYNGGMVPGMLAGLTDANFVTNCISLEVDGTNATAIREIDGGKETVSTSLPLVIGGQKGLVEESDLRIPNMRGIMMARKKPLNVVEPSNAETETSSVKFEKPVPKGAVTLVDADNLDELVNLLHNEAKVI from the coding sequence ATGAATATATTAGTATGTATTAGCCACGTACCTGATACGACTTCAAAAATTAATTTTACAGATGACAATACAAAATTTGACACTAATGGTGTACAATTTGTAATCAACCCTAATGATGAGTTCGGTTTAACTCGTGCCATGTGGTTTAAAGAAAAACAAGGCGCAAACGTCACTGTAGTTAATGTTGGTGGACCAGAAACGGAGCCTACACTTCGTAAGGCCCTAGCTATTGGTGCAGACGAAGCAATTAGAGTAAATACTGAAGCTAAAGATGGTTACCAAGTAGCAAAAGAATTAGCTAATGTTGTAAAAGACGGTGGTTACGATTTGGTTATTGCAGGTCGTGAATCTATAGATTACAATGGTGGTATGGTACCAGGAATGTTAGCAGGACTTACAGATGCTAATTTTGTTACCAACTGCATCAGTTTAGAAGTTGATGGCACAAACGCTACAGCTATTCGTGAAATTGATGGTGGTAAAGAAACCGTCTCTACAAGTTTGCCATTAGTTATTGGCGGTCAAAAAGGATTGGTTGAAGAGAGCGATCTTCGTATTCCAAATATGAGAGGGATCATGATGGCTCGTAAAAAACCATTAAATGTGGTGGAACCAAGTAATGCAGAAACCGAGACAAGCTCAGTTAAGTTTGAAAAGCCTGTGCCAAAGGGTGCAGTAACTCTAGTGGATGCAGATAATCTAGACGAATTAGTAAACTTACTTCATAACGAAGCTAAAGTTATATAG